In Ananas comosus cultivar F153 unplaced genomic scaffold, ASM154086v1, whole genome shotgun sequence, the following proteins share a genomic window:
- the LOC109706199 gene encoding remorin-like: MLNDQQRPDSTGEEHDPPHEEVEFRDIHPLTPPPPPSSVRSSGGRRGEYSSHHRSSAALSVGSDAALSEQFTTMSREFSAMVVAGSAMQLGDAASSNVDNETALARIGEEDRLEETNPLAIVPDTNPIPSPRRAPPSEGVAAGAAAAALEEVSVLQVKKDEVESKISAWQTAEVAKLNNRFKREEVEINGWESDQVEKATAWLKKIERKLEEQRARAIEKAQNDVVRARRKAEEKRASAEAKRGTKVARVLELANFMRAVGRAPSKRSFF; encoded by the exons ATGTTGAATGATCAACAACGGCCTGACAGCACCGGAGAAGAGCATGATCCGCCGCACGAAGAAGTCGAATTCCGCGACATCCACCCGCtgactccgccgccgccgccgtcgtcggtCCGATCATCGGGCGGGAGGCGCGGGGAGTACTCGAGCCACCACCGGTCGTCCGCGGCGCTCTCGGTGGGGAGCGACGCCGCCCTGAGCGAGCAGTTCACGACGATGAGCAGGGAGTTCAGCGCGATGGTCGTCGCGGGCTCCGCCATGCAGCTGGGTGACGCCGCCAGCAGCAACGTCGACAACGAAACCGCCCTGGCCAGGATCGGCGAGGAGGACCGCCTCGAGGAGACGAACCCGCTCGCCATCGTCCCCGACACCAACCCCATCCCGTCCCCGCGACGCGCCCCGCCTTCCGAGGGGGTGGCCGCGGGGGCGGCCGCGGCCGCGCTGGAGGAGGTCTCCGTGCTGCAGGTCAAGAAGGATGAGGTCGAGTCCAAGATATCGGCCTGGCAGACCGCCGAGGTCGCCAAACTCAACAACAGGTTCAAACGCGAAGAGGTCGAGATCAACGGCTGGGAGAGCGACCAGGTCGAGAAGGCCACGGCCTGGCTAAAGAAAATAGAG AGGAAGTTGGAGGAGCAGAGGGCGAGGGCGATCGAGAAGGCGCAGAACGACGTGGTGCGGGCGAGGCGCAAGGCCGAAGAGAAGAGGGCGTCGGCGGAGGCGAAGAGGGGGACGAAGGTGGCGAGGGTTCTGGAGCTGGCCAATTTCATGAGGGCCGTTGGCAGAGCGCCATCAAAGCGCTCCTTcttttaa